The following proteins come from a genomic window of Pseudomonas cichorii:
- a CDS encoding heavy-metal-associated domain-containing protein: MQLLKVQGMTCGHCVRAVTLVIKNDDPSAEVQVDLASSQVRVQSALSTERLIELIGEEGYQAQPDG; encoded by the coding sequence ATGCAGTTATTGAAGGTACAAGGCATGACGTGCGGGCATTGTGTCCGTGCAGTGACTCTGGTCATCAAGAACGATGATCCGTCCGCCGAGGTACAGGTCGACCTGGCCAGTTCGCAAGTGCGTGTGCAAAGTGCGTTATCCACAGAGCGGCTCATCGAACTGATCGGCGAAGAGGGGTATCAGGCACAGCCTGATGGTTGA